One Desulfovibrio fairfieldensis genomic window carries:
- a CDS encoding dual CXXC motif small (seleno)protein, with protein MAFFAARDAETTLACPRCGARLHIARTCHEAYMRCPACKAQFPLNDYISQADEVMERFLENVYCDRI; from the coding sequence ATGGCATTTTTCGCCGCCCGTGACGCTGAAACCACGCTCGCCTGCCCCCGCTGCGGAGCGCGCCTGCACATCGCCCGCACCTGCCACGAAGCCTACATGCGTTGTCCGGCCTGCAAGGCGCAATTCCCGCTCAACGACTATATCAGCCAGGCGGATGAAGTCATGGAACGCTTTCTCGAAAACGTCTATTGCGACCGGATTTGA